A genomic window from Sphingobacterium sp. BN32 includes:
- a CDS encoding alpha amylase family protein translates to MRLVSIAFILSILFSSCGIKKQQASKEKPFIDRNILWFDATANFDRFCHKDSIVYYLKKSKEVGVTDIVVDVKPITGEVLYPSKIAPVMTSWGESKIKKDLSWDMLSYFIEQGHQLGLKIHASTNVFVAGHNYFDRGVVYEDASKSHWRTTSYLPTGFKLITDQKNKYSAMINPVLEEVRQYELSILKELVAMYPKLDGIILDRVRFDNLNADFSDASRNAFEDYLGKPLAKFPADIYEYHGEKRVDGAYFKEWLTWRAKIIHDFIYEAREELKNINPNIVFGDYTGSWYPLYYDVGVNFASKKYDPSKEFAWASPEYKNYAYADALDLFTTGNYYFEVDKAEIKKKTDEKQLESGLTVAQEDWYTVEGSAELVNRVTMGDTPVYAGLYVEQYKGHPEQFVKALKMCRAKSEGSMIFDIVHVINYGWWDYLKEGLKK, encoded by the coding sequence ATGAGATTAGTAAGTATAGCTTTTATTTTATCCATATTATTTAGTTCCTGTGGAATCAAAAAGCAACAGGCGAGCAAGGAGAAGCCGTTTATCGATCGGAATATCCTGTGGTTTGATGCTACGGCAAACTTTGATCGATTCTGTCATAAGGACTCCATTGTTTATTATTTAAAGAAATCCAAAGAAGTTGGTGTAACGGATATTGTTGTCGATGTTAAGCCTATTACTGGCGAAGTTCTATATCCAAGTAAGATAGCCCCTGTAATGACTTCATGGGGCGAATCAAAGATTAAGAAAGATCTCTCCTGGGATATGTTGAGCTATTTTATTGAGCAAGGCCATCAATTAGGATTAAAGATTCATGCATCGACAAATGTCTTTGTTGCGGGGCATAATTACTTCGATAGAGGAGTAGTTTATGAGGATGCAAGTAAATCACATTGGCGCACGACATCCTATTTGCCGACAGGTTTTAAACTGATTACCGATCAGAAGAATAAATACTCCGCAATGATTAATCCTGTGTTGGAGGAAGTTCGTCAGTACGAACTTTCGATTCTAAAGGAATTGGTTGCTATGTATCCAAAGTTAGATGGGATTATTCTTGATCGCGTGAGATTTGATAATCTGAATGCTGATTTCTCCGATGCAAGTAGAAACGCTTTTGAGGATTATTTAGGTAAGCCATTGGCGAAATTTCCTGCTGATATCTATGAATATCATGGTGAAAAGCGCGTTGATGGTGCTTATTTCAAGGAATGGCTTACATGGAGAGCTAAGATAATTCATGACTTTATTTACGAAGCTCGCGAAGAGTTGAAGAACATCAACCCTAATATTGTATTTGGTGACTATACTGGCTCCTGGTATCCGCTTTATTATGATGTAGGTGTCAATTTCGCAAGCAAGAAATATGACCCCTCTAAAGAATTTGCATGGGCATCGCCTGAATATAAGAACTATGCCTACGCAGATGCACTTGATCTGTTTACTACCGGGAACTACTATTTTGAAGTTGATAAGGCTGAGATCAAAAAGAAAACAGATGAAAAGCAATTAGAGTCGGGACTGACAGTGGCGCAGGAAGATTGGTATACCGTTGAAGGATCTGCTGAACTGGTTAACCGTGTCACTATGGGGGATACCCCAGTTTATGCTGGACTCTATGTTGAACAGTACAAAGGTCATCCGGAGCAATTTGTCAAAGCGCTGAAAATGTGTAGAGCGAAGTCTGAAGGTTCTATGATTTTTGATATCGTCCATGTAATCAATTATGGATGGTGGGACTATTTAAAAGAAGGATTAAAAAAATAA
- a CDS encoding copper amine oxidase: protein MLRKFIALLAIPFLFQQATVAQENLSEISKTLRAAKEGETVILKNFLKPDFKKIAFKQTVTPGPQFLISDDPEYIRIPEAIAMQEQVAPGAVRLYVYNVNGVKEPRQIPRKINAVIKNLGKEDMHLRMLKFSSQEPSTNYFKIGKQGLEDYFKSEEVNMVKVIKPGQVVPIDDQMEKRIAKYDELVHGIYEFVVDQPALISVVQTSPDRNTAEAFSKIDTIIPFSHVNAGRGIFPVSNYKILSADTLDTKQGVQQLIIADGEDDPWITGTIGADKQPAKNAGNYGVLYDTNIKWKSTDGKGLALITWNSRSADNQWCGGMGLTMEVFDAQGKKSVNQYPSNQLVTRAAPEAILIKIYKPDPKKEIQEINFTYSPPGASCLPTPIILVPIDLK, encoded by the coding sequence ATGCTAAGAAAATTTATCGCATTACTTGCTATTCCGTTCTTGTTCCAGCAGGCAACTGTTGCACAAGAAAACTTATCCGAAATTTCCAAAACGCTAAGAGCTGCTAAGGAAGGGGAGACTGTTATCCTTAAGAATTTCTTAAAACCAGATTTTAAGAAGATAGCATTCAAGCAAACTGTTACTCCAGGTCCGCAGTTTCTCATTTCTGATGATCCAGAATATATCCGTATTCCGGAAGCTATTGCTATGCAAGAGCAGGTTGCGCCAGGGGCAGTTAGACTATATGTCTACAACGTCAATGGCGTAAAAGAGCCGAGGCAAATTCCAAGAAAGATTAACGCAGTGATTAAGAACTTGGGTAAAGAAGATATGCATTTAAGGATGCTGAAGTTTTCTTCTCAGGAGCCAAGCACTAACTATTTCAAAATCGGAAAGCAAGGTTTGGAAGACTACTTCAAATCAGAAGAGGTGAATATGGTGAAAGTGATCAAACCGGGTCAAGTCGTTCCTATTGATGATCAAATGGAGAAGCGAATTGCAAAATATGATGAATTGGTACATGGTATCTATGAATTTGTTGTAGATCAACCTGCGCTAATTTCTGTAGTTCAAACTTCACCGGATCGCAATACAGCGGAAGCATTTTCAAAGATCGATACGATCATTCCGTTCAGCCATGTGAATGCAGGTCGCGGGATATTCCCCGTATCAAATTATAAGATTTTAAGTGCTGATACCTTAGATACCAAACAAGGCGTTCAACAACTAATTATCGCCGATGGAGAAGATGATCCGTGGATTACCGGAACGATTGGAGCGGACAAGCAACCAGCAAAGAATGCAGGAAATTACGGTGTATTGTATGACACGAACATCAAGTGGAAAAGCACAGATGGCAAAGGACTAGCCCTAATAACCTGGAATAGTCGTTCTGCCGATAACCAATGGTGCGGTGGTATGGGACTAACAATGGAGGTATTTGATGCGCAGGGCAAAAAGTCTGTTAATCAATATCCGTCAAATCAATTAGTGACGAGAGCAGCACCAGAAGCTATTTTGATTAAAATCTATAAGCCAGATCCAAAAAAAGAGATACAGGAGATCAACTTTACATATTCTCCTCCAGGAGCATCTTGCTTACCAACACCAATAATTCTAGTGCCAATAGATTTAAAATAA
- a CDS encoding DUF5009 domain-containing protein, which translates to MVNTSHKKYRNLSIDLLRGLAIVGMVLAAVIPWTAEFPGWMYHAQVGPPDFKFNPNRPGITWVDLVFPFFLFSMGAAFPFALKKSLEAGQYASITKIVLRRGLLLLVFAIALAYLTPDNLTGNSIVNYLSALAAFAAFFLVFMRFEGTAVKKYGLQALGIIILVALTYYHSEILGNTFQKEKSNIIILVLANMAVFGTLLWMLSANNIYLRIAILLCFMGVWFTKDIAGSWTSAIWNFHPKLHWFYNFAYLKYLCIVLPGSILGDLIWKNKAVFQTEFSAYERRSTFVLAILAFLFVVFHVLCLYKRWIALDLLGHLVFAVLFYLFLKDKKDEKIVFYKQLVLCGFMFSTVGLFFEPLDGGIKKDPSSFSYWFITSGLAFLFYLTCDYLVTFCKDNMLVNSLVRCGQNPMIAYSVSAFFITPVLGLLHILPWLDQLAGSSPYLGLIKTTVFITLMIAITAYCTKKLWFWRS; encoded by the coding sequence ATGGTGAATACGTCCCATAAAAAGTATAGAAATCTCAGTATAGATCTGTTAAGAGGCTTGGCAATTGTCGGGATGGTCTTAGCTGCGGTTATCCCATGGACAGCGGAGTTTCCAGGATGGATGTATCACGCTCAGGTTGGTCCACCGGACTTTAAATTTAACCCTAATCGGCCAGGCATTACTTGGGTAGATTTGGTATTTCCTTTTTTTCTATTTTCAATGGGAGCCGCATTTCCATTTGCCTTAAAGAAGTCTTTAGAGGCAGGGCAATACGCATCTATTACAAAGATTGTACTTCGGAGGGGATTGCTACTATTGGTCTTTGCGATCGCATTAGCCTACCTAACGCCAGATAATTTAACGGGAAACAGCATTGTAAACTATCTATCCGCCTTAGCCGCTTTTGCTGCCTTTTTCTTGGTATTCATGCGCTTTGAAGGAACTGCCGTTAAAAAATACGGATTGCAAGCACTGGGTATAATAATTCTTGTCGCCTTAACATATTATCATAGTGAGATACTTGGCAATACTTTTCAAAAGGAAAAGAGCAATATCATCATACTTGTTCTAGCGAACATGGCGGTGTTTGGGACATTGCTATGGATGCTTTCGGCAAATAATATCTATTTAAGAATTGCCATATTGCTATGTTTTATGGGCGTTTGGTTTACAAAAGATATTGCTGGGAGCTGGACATCTGCGATCTGGAACTTTCATCCCAAATTACATTGGTTCTACAACTTTGCATACTTAAAATATCTGTGCATCGTATTGCCGGGCTCTATTTTAGGCGATCTAATCTGGAAGAATAAGGCTGTTTTTCAAACGGAGTTTTCGGCGTATGAACGGAGATCAACATTTGTATTAGCAATACTTGCGTTCCTATTCGTGGTATTTCACGTGCTATGCTTATACAAACGTTGGATTGCTCTAGACCTACTAGGACATCTGGTATTCGCAGTTCTTTTCTATCTATTCTTGAAGGATAAAAAAGATGAGAAAATCGTTTTCTACAAACAGCTAGTTCTCTGTGGTTTTATGTTTTCGACCGTAGGGCTGTTCTTCGAGCCGCTCGATGGCGGTATCAAAAAGGACCCATCCTCATTTAGCTATTGGTTTATCACAAGTGGATTAGCATTCTTATTTTACTTAACCTGTGATTATCTAGTTACTTTCTGTAAAGACAATATGCTTGTAAATTCCCTGGTTAGATGCGGTCAAAACCCCATGATAGCATATAGTGTTTCAGCATTCTTTATCACGCCAGTTTTGGGACTCTTGCACATCCTTCCTTGGTTAGATCAGCTGGCAGGTAGCAGTCCATATTTGGGTCTTATTAAAACTACAGTTTTTATAACACTGATGATCGCAATTACTGCTTACTGTACAAAGAAACTATGGTTTTGGCGTTCATAA
- a CDS encoding GDSL-type esterase/lipase family protein, which yields MKLRYLSLLLLGLFSKNLSAQVAIDSNYVFSGYTERLALFNKMPIKKGAVIFLGDSLTEAGRWEDIAPELPILNRGISGDISFGVVARLDEIIRHKPKKLFVMIGVNDLKRNVPVANILENYTKIIKKVQAESPKTNIYLSSLLPINDAKLIEAFKQVKNDDILKINAELKQIATKNRNVTFVDLYPVIADEKGQLKAAMTPDGIHLEVAAYIPYINYLKSKKHL from the coding sequence ATGAAGTTAAGATATCTCAGTTTACTCCTGCTAGGTTTGTTTAGTAAAAACTTAAGTGCCCAGGTAGCCATCGACAGCAATTATGTGTTCTCTGGTTATACTGAACGCTTAGCCTTGTTTAACAAAATGCCGATAAAGAAAGGTGCGGTAATCTTTCTGGGGGATAGCTTGACCGAAGCAGGTCGTTGGGAAGATATTGCGCCAGAATTGCCAATCTTAAACCGTGGGATAAGTGGTGACATCTCTTTCGGGGTTGTCGCTCGATTGGATGAGATTATTCGTCATAAGCCTAAGAAGCTATTTGTCATGATTGGTGTCAATGATCTGAAAAGAAATGTGCCGGTTGCTAATATTTTGGAAAATTACACGAAGATCATAAAGAAAGTTCAGGCAGAATCTCCTAAAACGAACATCTATTTGAGCAGTCTTTTGCCTATAAATGATGCGAAACTGATAGAAGCATTCAAACAGGTTAAGAATGACGATATTCTGAAGATCAATGCAGAGTTGAAGCAAATTGCCACGAAAAACAGGAATGTGACTTTCGTAGACTTGTATCCCGTAATTGCGGATGAAAAAGGACAGCTCAAAGCAGCTATGACTCCGGATGGAATACACCTCGAAGTTGCAGCTTATATTCCTTATATCAACTATCTAAAATCTAAAAAACATCTATAA
- a CDS encoding GDSL-type esterase/lipase family protein, producing MRASFLLLTILLCFNKGFAQEKRDLSRDSSYNNWYYESREKLYQGLKNTKTDIVFFGNSITERGPWQELIAGKKRIGNRGIGGDNTFGMKARIADVVKTKPSKIFLMMGINDIGRGLPTEWSLKNYEEVILSIKKHSPKTKIYVQSTLPLNEELLKYDYLKGKAQLIRNLNAGIQRLATTYQLTYVELGDVLGANDMLNKNYTSDGIHINTDGYIRWVDYLKAKKYL from the coding sequence ATGAGAGCTAGTTTTTTATTGCTGACGATCCTGTTATGTTTCAATAAGGGATTTGCGCAGGAGAAAAGAGATTTGAGTCGTGATAGCTCATATAACAACTGGTATTATGAGTCTCGCGAGAAACTATATCAAGGTCTGAAAAACACTAAAACGGATATTGTTTTCTTTGGCAATAGCATCACAGAGCGCGGCCCCTGGCAAGAGCTTATTGCGGGAAAAAAGAGAATTGGAAACCGTGGAATTGGTGGGGATAATACCTTCGGGATGAAAGCACGTATTGCCGATGTTGTTAAGACTAAGCCGAGCAAGATATTTTTGATGATGGGAATAAACGATATTGGTCGTGGATTGCCCACAGAATGGTCCCTTAAGAATTATGAAGAGGTCATTTTGTCAATCAAAAAGCACAGCCCTAAAACAAAGATCTACGTGCAGAGTACTTTGCCATTGAATGAAGAATTATTAAAATATGATTATCTAAAAGGCAAAGCTCAGTTGATCAGAAACTTAAATGCAGGAATTCAAAGGCTTGCAACAACCTATCAGTTAACTTATGTTGAATTGGGTGATGTGCTTGGAGCGAATGATATGCTAAACAAAAACTATACTTCAGATGGAATACATATCAATACGGATGGTTATATCCGTTGGGTGGACTATCTGAAAGCTAAGAAATATTTATAA
- a CDS encoding DUF4434 domain-containing protein — MRITGTFIDEISHDIPHQNWGRAEWDQDFAHMKSIGIDTVIMIRSGYRRFITYPSPWLQKEYGCYAPSEDLVEMFLQLAEKHGLKFYFGLYDSGLYWDSGNMQHEIDANRYVIDEVWSKYGHYSSFGGWYLSMEISRKTKGAATAFRVLGEQCKGVSNNLPTLISPWIDGKKAVMASSASLSKADVVSLQEHEREWDEIFHEIHHAVDAVAFQDGHIDYHELEDFFTVNKKLADRYGMQCWTNAESFDRDMPIKFLPIKFEKLRLKLEAARKAGYDKAITFEFSHFMSPQSAYLQAGHLFNRYKEYLEKLK; from the coding sequence ATGAGAATTACAGGAACTTTTATCGACGAAATTAGCCATGATATTCCCCATCAAAATTGGGGAAGAGCGGAATGGGATCAGGATTTTGCCCATATGAAATCCATTGGTATTGATACGGTGATTATGATTCGCAGTGGCTATCGTCGTTTCATCACTTACCCGTCTCCATGGTTGCAGAAGGAGTATGGCTGCTATGCGCCTAGTGAAGATCTCGTAGAGATGTTTCTTCAATTAGCAGAAAAGCATGGCTTAAAATTCTATTTCGGACTTTACGACAGCGGTCTATACTGGGATTCTGGAAATATGCAGCATGAAATCGACGCTAACCGATATGTCATTGATGAGGTATGGTCAAAATATGGACATTATTCGAGTTTTGGCGGTTGGTATCTGAGTATGGAAATCAGCAGGAAAACGAAAGGGGCAGCGACCGCGTTCCGCGTATTAGGTGAACAATGTAAGGGGGTGAGTAATAATCTACCAACTTTGATTTCCCCTTGGATCGACGGAAAAAAAGCTGTTATGGCCTCTTCGGCATCTCTTTCAAAGGCTGATGTTGTTTCGCTGCAAGAACATGAACGCGAATGGGATGAAATATTTCATGAAATCCATCATGCAGTAGATGCCGTAGCTTTTCAAGATGGTCACATCGACTATCATGAGCTTGAAGACTTTTTCACCGTAAATAAGAAACTTGCAGATCGCTACGGAATGCAATGCTGGACGAATGCTGAATCGTTCGATAGAGACATGCCGATAAAATTCCTGCCGATAAAATTTGAAAAACTAAGACTAAAGTTAGAAGCCGCGCGTAAAGCTGGATACGATAAAGCAATTACGTTCGAGTTCTCGCATTTTATGAGCCCACAGTCTGCGTACTTACAGGCTGGACATTTATTTAACCGCTATAAAGAATATTTAGAAAAATTGAAATAA
- a CDS encoding AGE family epimerase/isomerase, whose translation MMDFVNKYKQELLQNVLPFWTKNSNDKEYGGFFTCLDREGGVFDTDKFMWLQGRQIWTMATMYNEVEAKAEWKEMALQGAEFILKNGRDENGDWYFALDRYGKPLVQPYNIFSDCFATMGLAALYKIEKNDQYADVAVSTFNRILERRDNPKGKYNKQYPNSRSLKGFSLPMILSNLALELEHIIDKQTVDQLIDEVMHEVMDVFYQKDTGLIMESVNLDGSFSDTFEGRLVNPGHIIEAMWFMMDLAIRREDADLMNRCIDIAIRALNYGWDQQYGGILYFKDILDKPLLQLEWDQKLWWVHLEALVCMAKGYAYTGRKDCKEWFEKLDEYSFSRFSDPTYGEWYGYLNRQGEPLLTLKGGKWKGCFHVPRALYKIYSTLEQTENALFVR comes from the coding sequence ATGATGGATTTTGTGAATAAATATAAACAGGAATTGCTGCAGAATGTCCTCCCGTTTTGGACGAAGAACTCGAACGATAAGGAATACGGGGGTTTTTTCACCTGTTTAGACCGTGAGGGGGGAGTGTTTGATACGGATAAATTTATGTGGTTGCAGGGTCGCCAAATCTGGACGATGGCAACCATGTACAACGAAGTTGAAGCTAAGGCAGAATGGAAGGAGATGGCGCTTCAGGGAGCAGAATTTATCCTAAAGAATGGTCGCGATGAAAATGGCGACTGGTATTTTGCTTTAGACCGCTACGGGAAACCTTTAGTTCAACCTTATAATATATTCTCTGATTGTTTCGCAACAATGGGTTTGGCTGCGCTTTACAAAATCGAGAAAAATGATCAATACGCTGACGTTGCTGTCAGTACGTTTAACCGCATTCTCGAACGTAGAGATAATCCAAAAGGAAAATACAATAAACAGTATCCAAACTCGCGCTCATTAAAAGGATTTTCATTGCCGATGATTCTAAGCAATCTAGCGCTTGAGTTGGAACATATCATTGACAAGCAAACCGTTGATCAGCTAATTGACGAGGTGATGCATGAAGTCATGGACGTTTTCTACCAGAAGGATACCGGATTGATTATGGAGAGCGTGAATCTTGACGGTTCTTTTTCCGATACGTTCGAAGGAAGGTTAGTCAATCCAGGTCACATCATTGAAGCCATGTGGTTTATGATGGATCTTGCTATCCGAAGAGAAGATGCTGATTTAATGAACCGTTGTATTGATATCGCTATTCGAGCGTTGAACTATGGCTGGGACCAACAATACGGCGGTATCTTGTATTTCAAAGATATTTTAGATAAGCCTTTGCTACAGCTGGAATGGGACCAAAAGCTATGGTGGGTGCATTTAGAAGCGCTCGTATGTATGGCGAAAGGATATGCCTATACCGGCAGAAAAGATTGTAAGGAATGGTTCGAAAAGCTAGACGAATATTCTTTTAGCAGATTTAGCGACCCAACCTATGGAGAGTGGTATGGCTATTTAAATAGACAAGGCGAACCTTTGTTGACATTAAAAGGCGGGAAATGGAAAGGCTGTTTCCATGTGCCTAGAGCATTGTATAAGATATACAGCACACTGGAGCAAACAGAAAATGCCTTGTTCGTGCGATAA
- a CDS encoding bestrophin family protein, producing MIIRKKENWFRMLFIWEGSVLPHVLPRLLLLFCLSVAIVYFHGTLLSYKVPLDATPFTLFGFVLALFLGFRNNASYERFWEGRKLWGSLLNVSRALTRQVATLTNGKISQNELLTFVRINSAFNYALKHQLRGTDASSDLESRLSPELFAIAKASKYKPAVIMQFMGECIQDLKRREIIDSIQQARIDQNLDKLSDILGGCERIASTPIPFSYSVLLHRTVYIYCFLLPFGLVDSLSWFTPFIVSFIAYTFVAFEAIADEIEEPFGNEANDLALSTMSKMIEETCLEMSGKPVDRNNSLDVRVNVIH from the coding sequence ATGATCATACGTAAAAAGGAAAATTGGTTCAGAATGTTGTTTATTTGGGAAGGTTCTGTTCTTCCGCATGTATTGCCTCGTCTTCTTTTACTGTTTTGTCTGTCGGTGGCCATTGTCTATTTTCATGGAACATTATTAAGCTATAAAGTACCGCTAGACGCAACACCATTTACTTTATTTGGGTTTGTATTAGCCTTATTCCTCGGCTTCCGTAATAATGCAAGTTATGAGCGATTTTGGGAGGGTAGAAAACTTTGGGGCTCCTTATTAAATGTTTCCAGAGCACTGACGCGTCAGGTTGCGACATTAACCAACGGTAAGATCAGCCAAAATGAATTACTAACCTTCGTTCGTATAAACTCTGCCTTTAATTACGCACTCAAACACCAGCTACGTGGTACCGATGCCAGCAGCGATCTTGAATCCCGATTATCTCCGGAGCTGTTCGCAATTGCGAAAGCGTCAAAGTATAAGCCAGCAGTAATCATGCAGTTTATGGGGGAATGTATACAAGATCTAAAGCGAAGAGAGATAATCGACAGTATTCAGCAAGCTCGAATAGACCAAAATCTCGATAAGCTCTCCGATATTCTAGGCGGCTGTGAAAGAATCGCTTCAACGCCAATTCCGTTCAGTTATTCCGTGTTGCTTCACCGTACCGTTTATATTTATTGCTTCTTACTTCCTTTTGGATTGGTCGACAGCTTAAGCTGGTTTACCCCCTTTATTGTTTCATTTATCGCTTATACATTCGTTGCCTTTGAAGCCATTGCCGATGAAATCGAAGAGCCTTTTGGAAATGAAGCCAACGACCTTGCCCTAAGTACAATGAGCAAAATGATTGAAGAAACCTGTTTGGAAATGTCAGGAAAGCCTGTCGATAGAAACAATTCTCTTGATGTGCGTGTAAATGTGATACATTAG
- a CDS encoding dihydrodipicolinate synthase family protein, which translates to MNNQTQFSGLWPALFTPVGANERPNFDQLEKLCDTLVRENVDGLYVLGSTGQGILFSDEDRKQVLETVIATVNARIPVMVQVGTLATRDACKLAEHAATVGASAVSSVGPIYFGGGAKMAIQHYSEIAKAGQLPFFPYQLGNNSIPGNFEDFIAAVLEIPFIEGMKLTTGNMLEISRIHNIAGDKLKLFSGADELICQAALSGTVGAIGTFYNLWGAECKHVLNSFKSGDFELARRFMLEFQRIIEYVLPNIWTFLRVAMKQKYQIDIGDTVAPLAKGQADWNEAEVAKILDQLAHTLKE; encoded by the coding sequence ATGAATAATCAAACGCAATTTAGTGGCTTATGGCCAGCACTATTTACGCCTGTAGGTGCCAACGAACGACCTAATTTCGACCAGTTGGAAAAGTTATGTGATACATTAGTAAGAGAAAATGTAGATGGACTTTATGTCTTAGGTTCCACGGGTCAAGGCATTTTGTTTAGTGACGAGGACAGAAAACAAGTGCTAGAAACGGTAATTGCAACTGTAAATGCTCGAATTCCGGTCATGGTACAGGTCGGAACCTTGGCAACTAGAGATGCATGTAAATTGGCAGAGCATGCTGCTACTGTCGGCGCGTCGGCGGTGTCATCGGTAGGCCCAATCTATTTCGGCGGTGGAGCGAAGATGGCCATACAGCATTATTCGGAGATTGCCAAAGCAGGTCAACTGCCATTCTTTCCATACCAGCTAGGAAACAATTCTATCCCTGGAAACTTCGAGGATTTCATCGCTGCAGTATTAGAAATACCATTTATTGAAGGGATGAAGCTGACGACTGGAAATATGTTGGAAATCAGTCGAATCCATAACATCGCTGGAGATAAGCTCAAACTTTTCAGCGGTGCCGATGAATTGATCTGTCAAGCTGCGCTTTCAGGAACGGTAGGCGCGATCGGCACATTTTACAACTTGTGGGGTGCCGAGTGCAAACACGTATTGAACAGTTTTAAATCAGGCGATTTTGAGCTGGCAAGACGATTTATGCTGGAATTCCAACGTATAATCGAATATGTTCTTCCAAATATCTGGACCTTCCTGAGAGTGGCTATGAAACAGAAATATCAGATTGATATCGGTGATACCGTCGCTCCATTAGCAAAAGGGCAAGCGGATTGGAACGAAGCAGAAGTCGCCAAAATCCTAGATCAACTGGCACATACGTTAAAAGAATAA